From Paenarthrobacter sp. A20:
TGGCGCCCAGACCATCATTGATGAGTTCATTTCCTCGGCAGAACAGAAATGGGGCCAGCGCTCCTCGCTGGTGCTCATGCTCCCGCACGGCTACGAAGGCCAAGGTCCGGACCACTCGTCGGCACGTATCGAGCGCTTCCTGCAGATGTGCGCCGAGGACAACATGATCGTGGCCAACCCCACCACCGCGGCATCGCATTTCCACCTGTTGCGCCGCCAGGCCTACAGCCGTCCGCGCAAGCCGCTGATCATCTTCACGCCGAAGCAGCTGCTCCGGCTCAAGGGCGCCGCGTCCGCCGTCGAAGACTTCACCACGGGCGGCTTCCGGCCGGTCATTGCCGATCCGGAAGTACAGCCGGCTAACGTGGACCGGGTCATCCTGGTCTCGGGTCGCTTGTACTACGACCTTCTGTCCAACCGACAGAAGTCCGGCGACACCTCCACCGCGATTATCCGCGTCGAGCAGCTGTACCCGCTGCCCAAGGCTGAGATTGACGCCGAGCTGGCCAAGTACCCGAACGCTGACATCGTTTGGGCACAGGATGAGCCTGCCAACCAGGGTCCGTGGCCGTTCATGGGCTTGAACCTGGCACCGGAGCTTGACCGCAAGCTGCGCTTGGTCTCGCGCCCGGCTTCAGCCTCCACGGCTGCCGGTTCCATGAAGCGCCACGCCGCTGAGCAGGATGCCCTGATCAAGCAGGCGTTCGAACGCAAGTAAGCGAAACTGCCCGGCCTGAGGAGCGAATGCGCGCCTCAGGCCGGGCAGTTCTGTTTAATGGGACAGGTACCCGGTTCCAGAACCGGCCGATGATCCGGCAAACTGTGCAAGGACCGTAACGAGTGTGAAGAGGTAACCGTGGAAGACAGGAAGCTGCGCATCGCGGCTGTAGGAGATGAACTGCTGGCGGGCCTGGGGGATCCCCGCGCATTGGGTTGGCTCGGACGAGTGCTGGCCCGCACGCCCCAGGACTCCGTCGTGGTGGAAAGTTTCCCGCTCCCCTGCCCCATGGAAGGCACAGAGGGCTTGGCCGCCCGCTGGCAGGATGAAGCCGGTCGACGTTTCAGTGATACCCACGAGAACCGCCTGGTCATCGGGCTCTCCGGGCGGGACCTGGAGTTTGGCCTGTCCACGGCACGAAGCCGCCTGAACCTGGCCAACATCCTCGACGGCGCCTCCCACAGCAGCGTGGAGGTCTTTGTGGTGGGCCCGCCTCCCACACTGGACCCGGCACGGAACAAGCGCCTCGCTGAACTCAACACGGCCTTTGCCGATGTCACTACCAGGCGGAACCACCATTACGTTGACACGTTCTCCCCCTTGCTCAATCATGAGCAGTGGAGGACGGACCTCGCAGCCAATGGGGGAACACCGGGCCAGGCCGGCTACGGATTGATTGCGTGGCTGGTCCTGCACCGCGGCTGGTTCCAATGGCTTAATATCGCCCAACCGGAGTAGCCATGACGCGGAACATGCAGGTTTCTGTCAGAGCAACAGTCGCAGCGGCCGTCGTCGCCGCCGTAGCAGCCACAGTTTCCTGCAGTTCCGGTCCTCCCGCTCCCGCAACGTCCTCCACGGCGCCCGCATCGTCCACACCGCCGTCCGCCGCCACATCTGCCGCAGCATTACTGCCCTTCGACGCGGGAACGTTGCGTGCCGAATTCGAACGCACGGCCAAAGAACTCCTGGTCCCCGGTGCAGTGGTGCTGCTGCAGACTCCCGAGGGATCGCTGACGGCGTCCTACGGCACGGGGACCCGCGGCGCTGACCGTCCAGTTTCTGCCCAGGACCACATCCGGGTAGGTTCCGTCACCAAGACCTGGACCACCACAGTCATTCTGCAACTCGTACAGGACGGCAAGCTTTCTCTGGGCGACCCTGTGTCGAAGTACCGCCCCGACGTCCCCAACGGCGAGTCGATCACCCTCGAACAGATGCTGACCATGCGCAGCGGCCTGTTCA
This genomic window contains:
- a CDS encoding GDSL-type esterase/lipase family protein, with translation MEDRKLRIAAVGDELLAGLGDPRALGWLGRVLARTPQDSVVVESFPLPCPMEGTEGLAARWQDEAGRRFSDTHENRLVIGLSGRDLEFGLSTARSRLNLANILDGASHSSVEVFVVGPPPTLDPARNKRLAELNTAFADVTTRRNHHYVDTFSPLLNHEQWRTDLAANGGTPGQAGYGLIAWLVLHRGWFQWLNIAQPE